In a single window of the Melissococcus plutonius ATCC 35311 genome:
- a CDS encoding nucleoid-associated protein, which translates to MDIYLKKAILHIIDRDAGSPIYSKKELDLTTEYIRTYLINKINKLSTAQTKTGVLTRSSFFMEQLQTINTDFISQTQALVEHWYQVYSQSEEAPSADLLFILYEVDTIKHLAMLKLNYKESYTHFVDCEEESIYNKLIINRAILPTKSQKPDEGITINLSTLTYELLEKRYLFSGEKIWYFSEKVIETQPAPSIDENIKEIKKAVKYIGKKFDEDEFELMATVKEAVYECIEETGTINNEHIAEQVFKENISAKMAYKDEMNESNFVDETPSIQKVREISEKKFGKQKLKMNNGIELIVPIDVYRNQEFVEIVNNPDGTLSVLLKNIEKISNQL; encoded by the coding sequence TTGGATATTTATTTAAAAAAAGCTATTTTACATATTATCGATCGGGATGCGGGTTCACCTATTTATTCAAAAAAAGAGTTAGATTTGACAACAGAATATATTCGTACTTACCTAATAAATAAAATCAATAAATTATCCACTGCCCAAACAAAAACTGGTGTTTTAACAAGGTCAAGTTTTTTTATGGAACAACTACAAACAATAAATACAGACTTTATTAGCCAAACACAGGCATTAGTTGAACATTGGTATCAAGTCTATTCACAAAGTGAAGAGGCACCAAGTGCTGATTTGCTTTTCATTTTATATGAAGTAGATACGATTAAGCATTTGGCTATGCTCAAATTAAATTATAAAGAGAGTTATACCCATTTTGTGGATTGTGAAGAAGAAAGTATCTATAATAAATTAATTATAAATCGAGCAATTTTACCAACTAAATCACAAAAACCAGATGAGGGAATTACCATTAATTTAAGTACGTTAACCTATGAGCTACTAGAAAAACGTTATCTATTTTCAGGAGAAAAAATTTGGTATTTCTCTGAAAAAGTTATTGAAACACAACCAGCACCTTCCATTGATGAAAATATAAAAGAAATAAAAAAAGCAGTCAAATATATAGGGAAAAAATTTGATGAAGATGAATTTGAATTAATGGCAACCGTTAAAGAAGCAGTATATGAGTGTATTGAGGAAACTGGAACTATTAACAATGAACATATTGCTGAGCAGGTTTTTAAAGAAAATATTTCTGCTAAAATGGCTTATAAAGACGAAATGAATGAATCAAACTTTGTTGATGAAACACCTTCAATCCAAAAAGTTAGAGAGATTTCTGAGAAAAAATTTGGTAAGCAAAAATTAAAAATGAATAATGGAATTGAATTGATTGTACCCATAGATGTTTATCGAAATCAAGAATTTGTTGAAATTGTTAATAATCCCGATGGTACGCTATCAGTTTTATTAAAAAATATCGAAAAAATTAGCAATCAATTGTAA